A genomic segment from Saprospiraceae bacterium encodes:
- a CDS encoding nucleoside triphosphate pyrophosphohydrolase family protein produces the protein MEKLDALRQVADFHRTFKHPILEHPTIPSADRCRLRVALIAEELKELEEAIANNDIIEVADALCDIQYVLAGAVLEFGLGEKFKALFDEVQRSNMSKTCKTKEEAEATMHHYKATQGVDSYMEKAGDVYLVYRQSDKKTLKSINYSPADLQGLLDQ, from the coding sequence ATGGAGAAACTAGATGCACTCAGACAAGTAGCAGATTTTCATCGTACTTTTAAACACCCCATTCTCGAGCATCCAACTATTCCTTCAGCGGACCGTTGTCGCCTGAGGGTGGCACTCATTGCAGAGGAACTAAAGGAATTAGAAGAAGCCATTGCCAATAACGATATTATAGAGGTGGCAGATGCGCTTTGTGATATCCAATATGTGTTGGCTGGTGCTGTTTTAGAGTTTGGGTTAGGAGAAAAATTTAAAGCCCTGTTTGATGAGGTTCAACGTTCAAATATGAGCAAAACCTGCAAGACCAAGGAAGAGGCAGAGGCCACGATGCACCATTATAAAGCGACCCAAGGAGTGGATAGCTATATGGAAAAAGCAGGAGATGTCTATCTGGTGTACCGTCAATCTGATAAAAAAACATTGAAGTCGATCAACTATTCTCCTGCAGATTTGCAGGGGTTATTGGACCAATAA
- a CDS encoding BCCT family transporter: MKMEFTPLLRYCLICCLVFILPGLFFPAQVFSFTGKMATLVLSVFGAFYLYLGLGLVVFCLGLAFSPWGNIRLGKKEEKPQYGFWTWLAMLYSAGMGAGLLQRAVQEPIFYFQNSPVVTVMPQGNAILSLQYAYFHWGITAWAFYAAFGLVAAYFQYQKNEPALASVVLRPILKKKRWGNMVNVLAVMTTIFGLVASIGLGSGQIAGGIAFLQGKESPVLLTAFIAILLGIVAFLSAMSGLEKGIKRLSNLNMIGTLVLLFFFILQNDFEPLVSHLANGLFYYFKDFVHMSLAWGVYGENPQFVADWTIFYWAFWLAWAPFTGMFIARISRGRTIRSFVFGVLLMPSFGTFLWFTVFATPAFDIAAQFGAADQDTFSSIFDATFKFFTYFPFTGVLSSLTIMLLCTFLITSLDSAIYVVSMMTDNGNLLPGRSHKWFWGIMLPAVAVAAIWIGGDTLLKSMSNLLIVTALPFGFMLVLMVILFIRALTQGQISAKKIEYHNN; the protein is encoded by the coding sequence ATGAAAATGGAATTTACGCCTTTATTGCGCTATTGTTTAATTTGTTGCTTGGTATTTATCCTTCCTGGTTTATTTTTTCCGGCGCAGGTATTTTCCTTTACTGGCAAAATGGCTACGCTTGTGCTGTCTGTCTTTGGCGCTTTTTATTTGTATCTTGGTTTGGGATTGGTTGTTTTTTGCCTGGGGCTAGCCTTTTCGCCTTGGGGAAACATTCGTCTGGGTAAAAAAGAAGAAAAGCCGCAATATGGTTTTTGGACTTGGTTAGCTATGTTGTATAGTGCAGGAATGGGGGCTGGTTTGTTGCAAAGAGCGGTACAAGAGCCCATTTTTTATTTCCAAAACTCACCGGTTGTAACGGTCATGCCGCAGGGAAACGCCATACTTTCCCTGCAATATGCCTATTTTCATTGGGGAATAACAGCCTGGGCATTTTATGCCGCGTTTGGTTTGGTCGCTGCCTATTTTCAATACCAAAAAAACGAACCAGCCCTAGCCAGTGTCGTATTGCGACCCATCCTTAAAAAAAAGCGTTGGGGGAATATGGTAAATGTGTTGGCCGTCATGACGACTATTTTTGGTCTGGTGGCCTCCATCGGCTTAGGAAGTGGACAAATAGCAGGAGGGATTGCCTTTTTGCAAGGCAAGGAATCACCCGTATTATTGACAGCATTTATAGCAATTTTGCTTGGCATAGTGGCATTCCTCTCAGCGATGAGTGGGTTGGAAAAAGGGATTAAACGACTATCCAACCTCAACATGATTGGGACGCTTGTTTTGTTATTTTTTTTCATTTTACAGAATGATTTTGAGCCATTAGTCAGCCATTTGGCCAATGGTTTGTTCTATTATTTCAAAGACTTTGTACACATGAGTCTTGCCTGGGGTGTCTATGGGGAAAACCCACAGTTTGTAGCAGATTGGACGATTTTTTATTGGGCTTTTTGGTTGGCTTGGGCGCCATTTACGGGGATGTTTATCGCCCGTATATCAAGGGGTAGAACCATACGGTCTTTTGTATTTGGCGTTTTATTGATGCCATCCTTTGGTACCTTTTTATGGTTTACGGTTTTTGCCACCCCTGCTTTTGATATAGCTGCCCAATTTGGTGCTGCCGATCAAGATACCTTCAGCAGTATTTTTGATGCTACCTTTAAGTTTTTTACCTACTTTCCCTTTACAGGTGTATTGAGTTCGCTTACCATCATGCTTTTATGTACCTTCTTGATCACCTCTTTGGATTCGGCCATATATGTAGTCAGTATGATGACCGACAATGGTAATTTGTTACCAGGCCGTAGTCATAAGTGGTTTTGGGGAATCATGCTACCTGCTGTGGCTGTGGCTGCTATATGGATAGGTGGAGATACTTTACTCAAATCGATGAGTAATTTGTTAATTGTAACCGCATTACCCTTCGGCTTTATGTTGGTATTGATGGTTATATTGTTTATTCGTGCTTTAACCCAAGGGCAAATTAGTGCTAAGAAGATTGAATACCATAATAATTAA
- a CDS encoding DUF4249 domain-containing protein → MATNTLLKVRCWFFLLLPILLTSSCDKPGDFEIKIPAPSLFISSNFKDKSAIEVEVSKVTLKFLEETDVESVTNAKVTVFEGENFLEELDLVMPVGPRALPKYTTKNLNPQNGKEYVIEVKVDGFKTVRARSVIPSRVGIRNFSIGAVTKSFNPLENNVVYNFPVYISYNDPSSETNYYHLKIAQQIYEFKVVEGDTINYGSLLRSIGFGPDNDNNYVNAYFAGGVLLQDDPFGGQYVFKMETEIDPSHQRLGQLFLELRTVSEDYYRFHNSLDHQNQQVGGTGGFEESITPYYNVENGNGIFAGYTQVLDSTLVEIQ, encoded by the coding sequence ATGGCTACAAATACTCTCCTCAAAGTAAGATGTTGGTTTTTTTTGTTACTTCCTATATTGCTGACTTCCTCCTGTGACAAACCAGGGGATTTTGAGATTAAGATACCTGCCCCAAGTCTTTTTATTTCCAGCAACTTCAAGGATAAATCAGCCATCGAGGTAGAGGTGAGTAAGGTTACCCTTAAGTTTCTGGAAGAAACTGATGTTGAATCCGTTACAAATGCGAAAGTGACGGTGTTCGAGGGCGAAAATTTTTTGGAGGAACTCGACCTGGTTATGCCTGTGGGCCCCAGGGCTTTGCCCAAATACACTACGAAAAATCTGAATCCTCAAAACGGTAAGGAATACGTCATTGAGGTTAAAGTCGATGGTTTTAAAACGGTTAGAGCCAGGAGTGTTATTCCCTCTCGGGTAGGGATTAGAAACTTTTCAATAGGAGCCGTCACGAAGTCTTTTAACCCATTAGAAAATAATGTAGTTTACAATTTCCCTGTATATATTTCGTATAATGACCCTTCGAGCGAAACGAATTATTATCATTTAAAAATAGCCCAACAAATTTATGAATTTAAAGTTGTAGAGGGAGATACGATTAATTATGGCAGTTTGCTGAGAAGCATAGGCTTCGGTCCTGATAATGACAATAATTATGTAAATGCCTATTTTGCTGGTGGAGTGCTTTTGCAGGATGATCCATTTGGTGGTCAATACGTCTTTAAGATGGAGACCGAAATTGATCCAAGCCATCAGCGGCTGGGCCAATTATTTCTAGAATTGCGGACGGTTTCAGAAGACTATTATCGTTTTCATAATAGCCTCGACCACCAAAACCAACAGGTCGGAGGTACAGGAGGGTTCGAAGAGTCCATTACACCCTATTATAATGTAGAAAACGG
- a CDS encoding M28 family peptidase: MNKSITLIVFLFFGIAKVKSQAPMAIDLSKAEIEQHIRFLAADELQGRFTGSPGNNTAARYIAEYLRAQGCAPAPGAEDFFQVIRFESVRPPQSSEFRLGKKKYKYGEDYFLSAGEEKTIDHPAVFAQYGWLDESAGINDYEGLDVKGKLVIVWSGKPGSRDPQEALSAMKIKRKLAAERGAAGLIEVFRLPFPWHFILNYLNKESLAIADPDDVASDGMIYGMLNEKSDEPFEAMKSGKVVESHLYSSGVTIKRKYSSNVAAMLEGSDPLLKDEYLLISAHYDHIGVAHQGGGFPFGAQDSIFNGARDNAIGTVGLMMAAKVMAVHRPKRSVLFLALTAEEQGLVGSHYYVNHPLIPLEQTIFNFNSDGAGYSDTSLVAIMGYDRTGVAALIDEGAAAFGLRISADPAPEQGLFDRSDNVSFAQKGVPSLNYSPGFTAFDEALMRNYHQVTDEAATLDFDYVLRYCKAFVQTTRLIADMENRPFWIEGDKYEAAGKRLYEKK; encoded by the coding sequence ATGAATAAATCTATTACGTTGATTGTTTTTTTGTTTTTTGGCATAGCAAAAGTAAAATCCCAAGCCCCTATGGCTATTGATTTGTCAAAAGCAGAAATCGAACAGCATATCCGCTTTTTGGCCGCTGATGAATTACAGGGTCGATTTACCGGGTCACCGGGGAATAACACCGCCGCTCGTTATATAGCAGAATACCTTCGGGCCCAAGGCTGCGCACCCGCTCCAGGTGCTGAAGATTTCTTTCAAGTTATTCGATTTGAATCTGTTCGCCCTCCCCAATCGTCTGAATTCCGATTGGGTAAAAAGAAATACAAATATGGGGAAGATTACTTCCTCAGTGCCGGAGAAGAGAAAACGATAGACCATCCTGCCGTTTTTGCGCAATATGGTTGGCTAGATGAAAGCGCTGGTATTAATGATTATGAAGGCTTGGATGTAAAAGGTAAGTTAGTCATTGTATGGTCAGGTAAGCCTGGTTCGCGCGACCCACAGGAAGCCCTTAGTGCCATGAAAATCAAACGGAAATTAGCTGCGGAGCGAGGGGCCGCAGGACTGATAGAGGTGTTTCGGCTTCCTTTCCCTTGGCATTTTATCCTTAATTACCTAAACAAAGAGAGCCTCGCTATCGCTGATCCTGATGATGTGGCATCAGACGGAATGATCTATGGGATGCTCAACGAAAAATCTGATGAGCCATTTGAGGCCATGAAAAGTGGTAAAGTGGTAGAATCGCATCTTTATTCCAGTGGGGTGACCATCAAAAGAAAGTATTCGAGTAATGTCGCGGCTATGCTGGAGGGGAGTGACCCGTTGTTAAAAGACGAGTATCTACTGATTAGCGCACATTATGATCACATCGGCGTTGCTCACCAAGGAGGTGGTTTTCCTTTCGGCGCACAAGACAGTATTTTCAATGGGGCACGTGACAATGCCATTGGTACGGTAGGCTTGATGATGGCAGCCAAGGTAATGGCCGTCCATCGCCCTAAGCGCTCTGTATTGTTTTTGGCCCTTACGGCCGAAGAACAGGGTTTGGTGGGTAGCCATTACTATGTGAACCATCCTTTGATCCCCTTGGAACAGACCATTTTCAATTTCAATTCAGATGGCGCAGGGTATAGCGATACAAGTCTTGTCGCTATTATGGGATATGATCGCACGGGTGTTGCGGCATTGATCGATGAAGGGGCAGCCGCTTTTGGCTTGCGTATTTCGGCTGATCCTGCACCTGAACAAGGTTTGTTTGATCGGTCTGATAATGTTTCTTTTGCCCAGAAAGGGGTTCCGTCGCTCAATTATAGCCCAGGTTTTACAGCTTTTGATGAAGCCTTGATGCGCAATTACCATCAAGTTACAGACGAGGCTGCCACCTTGGACTTCGACTATGTTTTGAGGTATTGCAAAGCGTTTGTGCAGACTACCCGCCTGATCGCGGATATGGAGAATAGACCATTTTGGATAGAAGGAGACAAGTATGAAGCAGCAGGGAAACGTCTTTATGAAAAAAAATAG
- a CDS encoding arginine decarboxylase: protein MKTKYFDLIDQTFFFPQEGFDLEDGYLMFNGIPLIHLIEKYGTPLKLTYLPKIGSQIKKARNLFNRAMRSLGYAGNYHYCYCTKSSHFSYVLDEVLEHDVNLETSSSFDIDLIRALHAKGKITKDIIIVCNGFKPQRYLEQIVGLINDGFENVIPVCDNVTEVDYYAKHVKKECKIGIRIATEEEPNFEFYTSRLGIRGADVMRFYKEKIAGNKKLKLTMLHFFVDTGIKDSLYYWGELKKAIKLYCEIKQESDDLKAINIGGGMPIRNSLGFEFDYKYMVREIVANILHSCEEEDVPEPDIFTEFGKYTVAESSAIIYSVLAQKQQNDSEMWYMIDSSLMTTIPDAWGMGERFILLPINKWKNDYRRVNVGGLSCDNADYYNSEIHESQVYLPSFTPEEGEPLYLGFFHTGAYQDAISGYGGVKHCLIPSPKRILIDRDQAGNLVYTVYKEEQTAEDMLKILGY from the coding sequence TTGAAGACTAAATACTTTGACCTTATTGACCAGACCTTTTTTTTTCCACAAGAAGGTTTTGATCTTGAGGATGGTTACCTGATGTTCAACGGCATTCCGCTGATCCATCTCATTGAAAAATACGGCACACCACTAAAGTTGACGTATTTACCCAAAATTGGGAGCCAGATTAAAAAGGCGCGAAATCTTTTCAACCGTGCTATGCGATCCCTTGGATATGCAGGTAATTACCATTATTGCTATTGTACCAAAAGTAGCCACTTCAGCTATGTACTGGATGAGGTGCTGGAACATGATGTCAACCTGGAAACCTCCTCTTCCTTTGACATTGACCTTATCCGCGCCCTCCACGCAAAAGGTAAAATCACTAAAGATATCATCATTGTCTGTAATGGATTTAAACCACAGCGCTACCTGGAACAAATTGTCGGTTTAATCAATGATGGATTTGAAAACGTCATTCCGGTTTGTGACAATGTAACAGAAGTCGATTATTATGCCAAACATGTGAAAAAAGAATGTAAAATTGGCATTCGAATAGCGACAGAAGAAGAACCCAATTTTGAGTTTTATACCTCTCGCTTGGGCATTCGTGGAGCAGATGTAATGCGTTTTTACAAAGAAAAAATTGCAGGCAATAAGAAGTTGAAACTCACCATGCTCCACTTTTTTGTGGATACGGGCATCAAGGATAGCCTTTATTATTGGGGCGAGCTAAAAAAAGCGATTAAACTATACTGCGAAATCAAACAGGAATCGGATGACTTGAAAGCAATCAATATAGGTGGAGGAATGCCGATCCGCAATTCCCTTGGGTTTGAGTTTGATTATAAATATATGGTGCGCGAGATCGTGGCTAACATTTTGCATAGTTGCGAGGAAGAAGATGTGCCTGAACCAGATATTTTCACTGAATTTGGGAAATATACCGTGGCAGAAAGTAGTGCCATTATTTATTCGGTTTTAGCCCAAAAGCAGCAGAATGACTCGGAGATGTGGTATATGATCGATAGTTCGTTAATGACCACTATTCCTGACGCCTGGGGCATGGGCGAACGTTTTATTTTATTGCCTATCAACAAGTGGAAAAACGACTATCGGCGGGTGAATGTCGGTGGCCTCAGCTGTGATAATGCCGATTATTACAATTCCGAAATCCATGAAAGCCAGGTCTATCTTCCGTCTTTTACCCCTGAGGAAGGGGAACCCCTCTACCTTGGCTTTTTCCATACAGGCGCCTATCAGGATGCCATCAGTGGCTACGGCGGGGTCAAACATTGCCTGATCCCCTCTCCCAAACGCATCCTGATCGACCGGGACCAGGCGGGCAACCTTGTCTACACAGTTTATAAGGAAGAGCAGACGGCCGAGGATATGTTGAAGATATTGGGTTATTAA